In the genome of Raphanus sativus cultivar WK10039 chromosome 9, ASM80110v3, whole genome shotgun sequence, the window GACAGAGATGAGTACATCATGGGTGTTTGGGTGACAAAGACTAAGAAATTATCCTTCATTTCTTTTTGCTCAGCAAACATACCAATGTCAAGAGGATCATGAGTCTCAGTATCAATCTGAAATTTAACTTCAGCAGACGCAAGAGTCAACGCTCCCCTATCAATACGCCTTTGCCTCATTATCTACAGGTTTCAAAAGCAAATAACAACATATGACAATTTGTGTTCTTCTTTCTATCATTTCTGGAACATATGACAACACGTGAGAGGAGGCGTCTTAAACCTTTGCCAAAGTATTCATGTTCCTTAGATCTGTAGTCACGGGGTCTGTCAATCGGCTGCAAATAGTGACAACACTTATTAGTCTTGTGCATAATGTATAAGAGGGAGTCTAGAAACATTCTACAAATTAAAAGAATAAACAATACAATAGTTTTACTGTAAGAACAAAGATAAGCAAACAAACAACTGATCCATCTAAAAGAGAATTCACCTGTCATCCATCCGAGCCTGAGCTTCAACATAGGACAATGCTGCTGAAGACTTGATTATACTCTTTGTAAACCTCGTTGAGATTATTTCAGCTTCAGGGCTCATTTcctaaatatatgaatatgcTTAGGCTTAAACTTTTACTAATTTACTAATATTTGTAACATAAACTTTTGGGCCTCCAATTGATAGATAATAGATAAAGCATATACCCAAATAACCGAGAATGCAAGCCTTTCCACATCAGCTCTCAGCGAGCAAATATCTGCAAACAAAACCATGTTTCTTGAGTGCATTGGAATTCCAACATATAGGGAAACATATCCTGTAAGAGGATGTTACCTTCAGTTAAAGGCTTGGGAAGCATGTCAATACGGCGCTCAACAAGGTAGACAGACGTGCCTCTTTTTGATGCCTCATCATCCAAAGGAGTACCAGGGTGTACAAAATTTGTGACATCCGCAATGTCTAATTAAACATGGTCAAGGATAAGCATCATAATTTCACTCACAAGAAACGAGACATGAAGAGAATCCAATGATACTAGCCAAATATTCTAGGAGACTGAACACTAGTGGGCATAAAACAGATCATCTCCAAAGCACTTTTAGGactagatgattttaataaactCGAACAACGAAGACAAACGGTAACAGGAGCCATTTCAAAGCGTTGGTTGTAAACATGACAAAGTGATTTGTAACTCATTGACTCTTGACATGCCCTAAATTGAAAGCTCAGTcctatatataaattataaagttctAGGATACGGACTCCAAGTTCAAAGTTCCCGTTTGGAAGCGATGTACAGTGCAATGCATCATCAATATCCTTGCAACCTGTTGGCACCAAGAACAAGTTAATCTGCTAGTACACAACAGAACTAATTGCAGACTGATTATATTGGcaaaacacatatatattatcaaaCGAGTAGGCTTTAGGTACATACCTGGAGGGTCCACACTAAATACAAGCAAATGTCGCAAGTCTTGTCTAACAGAACTGGAGACGTCTTCAGCAGATACAGACCAGGGTAAGGGTGGCAAGCATGCCAGAACTTGAGAAGAGAATGGCGAGTAGTCAACATCGTTCTCTATCAAGACAACCTGCAACATCCATAAGAAATAGTAAGGAAGTTATCCCCCACTTCCTAGTTCCTACCAGAACAGAACCTAGAAATCTGATAAGATTGCCCCCACCTCTGTTTCAGTTTCCCTGTCACCTATCTTGCCGATTGGTCGTACATAATGGCCAGAAGGATATCGAGACTGGCGGTCCCAAGAATCAACTGCCACTACTATCCTCATATCCAGAAGGTTCTCAAGCTGACGAGTGTTAATGCGAATCTTGGGAATTCTGCGATCTTTAGAGACAAATAAAGCATGCGCCGTTCCACCACTTCCAGCAGGTAGGGACATTGGTTCAAGAGATCCACAATAGCTGCACAATAAATATCATGCAACTTAGGAACCATCATCCAGAAACCAGAGTTTCAAGAGTACAGAAAGTTAAGGAAAAGCAAAAAGCGTAATTTCACAGATAATAGACACTGAAATTAAGAGAGCTAAAGATAATTGTCAATTCATATGTAGAGTCAACAGCAACAGACACATCTAAAGAGAGTATATTGGCATGTCGGTTATGTTCATATGATGCATCCATGTgtcgtaaagaaaaaaaaaacaagcaagaacaagaagaaacgGGTAATCAAGAAGTGAACTCACGAGTGCCAATTTCTACGGATCACACCGACTACACGACCTGAAGGACGAGCAGGGTTAGCATTTTTATCCCCAGAGGTTTCTTGGGCTAAATTTGAGGTTCTAGGAGCATCATCAGCACTGTTGGGAGCCAAATGAACAGTatcatcctcttcctcttcatctgcATTTGATATGTGAACGAGAGATATGTTTGACACAACTTCATATGCAGGCAGATAAATAGTTTGACAATATATATGTAGACACTAAAAGAAACCTTCTTCAGCTATAGATAATGCCTTCTCCTCTTGCCACTGATCGCGAGGCAAGAGCTCTACCGCGACAATATCACCATCGAAAGCCCTGTTCATGTTGCTGCGCCCATAGATAATAATCTCTTCGCCAATGCTCTCGCTTCCAACATAAGCTTCAAAAGGATTGAAACGATTGACACGCAGTTTCCCTTGATGATATATTCCACGGTGCAAGCCAGCAGTAATTTCAGACATGGGCTTATGCTGCAggcagaaaaaaaagaacataattATAGGAGACAACAGTTGTTTGATGACACTATTGAGTCACTTTAATCACATTACCTCTAGGTATACAAGTTTCCTCTTGGAAGGTCTGGAATCATCAGCATCTTCCATAGTTACGTCTTCACCGGTTGGTTGAGCAAGCAGATCCAACAATTCAGGTTGCCCAATTGATTTAACATAAGCCTCAACTGATACAGAAACACTCATTGATAAGCTAGCTTCTATGTCATTATTTCAGATGTATCCAACTTCTATGATAAAAAAAGGTAAAAGATGATTTACATACTTGTCTCAGCAGATATTCCCTCTTCAATGGCTTTCCGTTTATTCTCTCTGTCATTAGTGACAAGCAACACCTGAGATGTATCTCCTAGATGCTTCTGGTACCATAATGTAGCGACACGAATAGCTGAATGCCAGATAacatttagatattttaacaagAGATGAGATGAAAACTGAAAGCTGCAGAATATTTTCTATGGTATATGGAAACCTCTATCATTGTGGTCATTGGCAGTCTCTCTCTCCATGGCCTGCACATAAGTATCCCTGTGGAAAGTTTAGTCAAAGTGAGAAATCACAGCTAAAAGTTCCAATGATTATCATAATGAGATCATCCAATAAAGATCACATAAAATCTGAGGACTAATTGGAAGAGATTCTTACTTGTGGACATGATTGGAGAAAACATAGAACTGCTTGGCTGGATTGCTGCAGAGAGTTCTGATTCTATTGTAAACAGATTTGTTCCTGTTCTTAACCTCGTCAAGCACCACAGACAGAACAACAACATTGTCTATGGCCTGATTCTCCAACAAATCAATCTACCAAACaaataaacgaaaaaaaaagcaaatcaaTTTAAGCAGGAACAAGCTCAAAGTTGTTAgctttatatttataataatgaaAGAAAGTTACTTGGTGAAGAACGACGTTGGTATCGACAACAATAATCTTAGGGGAAGACAAACGAGCAGCTGAAGTATCGCAAGACTTGCAGGAAAAGGCTCCACAGTATATGTCATCTCGTAGATAAACCTCTCTCACTTGCTGCAGCAGCAGAGGCGGCAAGTAAAGAACAAAACTTAAATACTCGGAAGGAAGAAAGAATAGAGAGAGAGGAACAGACCTTTTGAATACGGCCTCCTCTTGTTTTCTTATTGAAAACCTTGCTCTGTAACATCTTTCTTCAACCAACTTTGCTCGACAAATTGTTTCGCCGGTGGAAGATTTCAGTCGTTGCAACGGAGACCGAAGCTTTTAAAATGTCTTAAACCTAAGCCAATGTGAGAGCCCTATACCTCCTTCCTTTCTCGGTCCCGACCGGTTTGGTAGTTCTTTTCGAATCGGTTTAGTCTGAATTAAACCGAAATAGTAATACCTCAAACTGAACCAAATTTACAAGATAACTCTAGATGCAAATATAGTTAAGAGATAAATACTTCACTCAAAACTATAAATGAAAGCAACAAAAATGAGAAGTTTTTGGATGGATTACCAACTGTATTAATATAACTTTGACATAGTatttgaacatatatatatatatatatttctaatctATACTatgattataatatattttaatataaatctattctattaatataGGAATATGAgatattgataaatgttatgttcaattatgtatttcatttatttaaaagattattctatcaaattaaattaattttaaatacaaatatgactataaaaatcaaatataaaattaaaaaaaaaaaaaacaaaaatatacacatCCTTTCAAAAGACAtgttaaaatctagttttattcaTAAAACGAATACATCTATGCTAAAAATACATATCTCAAATTTACacttacaaatatattttctccaatttttttaattatcgttagaaatttattttattaaataaaatagattactAACTAAAATAGATTATTACCTAAAAAAGTATTGGATCGAATGGTAAAACTTTTCCAATTAATCACTGAGATTAACGGTATAGTGTAACTGTAGTGGATGCGGACGTTTGTGAATATGTTGTTGCggttttaatcattttaaagaaatttatataactggtacaataattaaaaattagtgtATTTACAGGATATTTATGATTGATTAATTGCAgtgattaaataataaattaaaaataattatattttatattattataaatatatcaaaatcataatattataataaatatatttataaagttatactattatttttttttaattacaaaaattattttttaaaaagttttataatataaattaaaataaaatatatgtttttagtatttcttttatttttatttaaaattttattgagtatttttatttttatatttatttttaaataaattaccCTTCCGCAACCGCAAATACTAATTGAaaccaatttttaaattttaaaaaaatagaatggtTTAAAGTGATTTACAGTGAAAGCCCtcttggtccagtggtttgattAAGGGTTCAATTACTTTTACACccggaggtctggggttcaaccctagaaaatatcaaattatgtagattatggagaaacatgttacatgagatcttcagcttggtgtagGGCGTACCATCGAAAATGAATCTCATATGACGGTTCAGAGTGGTGCAatcaggcgtgtattctcatagggtggtagaattgtcggctgtataatcatctttgtaatattctcatcgttgtaatagcataattaatcgataataatcgattcagatgttaaaaaaaaagtgatttaCAGTGTTTTTATAGTTGTCGCAAAATATTAATAACCGATACTAATAACAAAAGCTGCGTTGAACCAGTGagatttttttgaacaaaaataattggtgaacttttgataatttattgagatctcataatttattttacttattctaaaaataatagtaactgTTAGAGGATTGAAGAAAAGTCAAAAAAAGATTAACGCGTTGGCTCGGCTCGAACGCGGCTCAATAGTTGGGAGTAATGTGCGGGCAGGGGGGGGAAGAAATAAACGGGACGGTACGGTAGATTCCAAAACCGCAGTCTCAGACAAAGCTTAGCATCTCTGCCCCCCTTCCCTTGCTGTTGACTTTACCCACAAGTCAATTCCAAAACCCTAGCTTCATCCCCCACCTCTCCCCCCCTTCCATCCTCAAATCCTTatccctctcttcctctctctcacAGATCAatccatctcttctcttctctccgAGCTATCCATATGCTCCGTTCGATGCCACCATCCCACTTTCTCCGCCAACTCCTCTTCTTACTACTGCTGCTATCACCATGGACATCTTCTCGCGCCGCTGAGCCGTCCAATCATATCTCCGTATACGGACGCGCGGCTAGCAGATCGCTGCTGCACTCTGAGTAAGCTTTCTCTCTTCTTAAATTCAGTGATACTGATCACAGTTTAGCATCAAAGCCTCGTGGAATATTGATTAGCTGTTCTCTTAATTGGTTGTGATGTTAATCAGTGAAGAGCCAAACACGGAGCTTGTTGTTGATCTTTCTGGGAAAGTCTCGTTGATTATGCAGCCGTCAAGAAAACCAATCTGGTCTTTCTCATCAGGATCACCCATTCATTCCTCCTATCAAGCTCCTCTTCTAAATGTTGTCAACAACACAGGAAACGCCACTGAGATTATTAGTAAAGCTTTCGTTGTAGAGTACATAGACGACAACTCAGATGTTAGTACCATGGTTGATGATGATGGCTATACTAGAAAGGTATATATGGATAAATAATATTAGAAAGACTTTTGTTCGTTTCATGCATCTCACTTTCCATGTTAAATGCCAGACTATGGAGGACTTGATGAAGGAGATGCCACGTGTGAGTGACGATGGTCTGACTCTTGGCTCCAAAACCTCTACCACCTATTTGGTTGATGGTTTGTCGGGGAGGCTAATCCATGTCTATGGGACCACCACCCGAGataataataacaacaacaCTAGTTTCATGGTGAAGCCCACTAGCGCCGACAATCTGGCGAGCATACAGCTTCTCATCACGCGGACAGATTCAAAACTGGAGCATTTCGATAAGACCTCAGGAAAGCCTGTGTGGAACGTGACCGTTTCTCACTTCAGAGCCGACTTGCGTTGTGATCCGGCTTTCAATAGAGACAAAAACCTCGGTCCTGAAATCCTCACTGGAATCTATCTCCCGTTGCGATGCGGTGGTAATCACACTGACGTCCGTTCCCTCGTTAAATCAGGAGTTTTTATTAGGATGCCTCGAGAACCTGAAAGTGGCAATGAAGCCAAAATGTTGCCCTCTTCAGTAAACAGAAAATCAAGGAAGTTATGGGAACATGGTGTGTTTGGCAAAAACTCTGGATGGTCGCCTGTGAAATTACTTGTCCCTCTATTTGTTTTGGTTGCTGTTATAATCTCTGTTTACGCGAAAAGCTTTTCATCGAGGGGCGGTGATTTGAGTTCAAAATCTGGACCttccaaaaagaagaagaaccgtAAATCAGGGAAGGATAAGCAGACAGAATTTGAGCTGGTTGAAGGGGGTCAAATGTTACTAGGCTTCAATGACCTTCTAAATGGTGGAGGTGACGGGAGAAAGATTGGTAAGCTGTTTGTGTCAAATAAAGAAATCGCAAAGGGAAGTAATGGGACTGTGGTGTTTGAGGGTATTTACGAAGGCCGGCCAGTAGCTGTAAAACGCCTCGTTCGTTCCCATCACGAAGTTGCTTTCAAGGAGATTCAAAACCTCATTGCATCCGACCAGCATTCGAACATCATTCGGTGGTACGGTGTGGAGTACGACCGAGATTTTGTTTACCTTTCTCTAGAGCGATGCGCGTGCAGTTTAGATGATTTGATCAAAACCTATTTGAATTTCTCAATGACGAAAGTGTTGGGAAATGGCGACTCTACGTATGAGATGAAACTGGACTCTTTGGAGGGAGTTATGGAAGGAAAGAGTTTGTGGAAAGTGGGAGGCCACCCGTCACCTCTCATGCTAAAACTTATGAGGTTAATTTGAACATCAATAGTAGTAACCTTTGGTTAGATGTTTTCTTGATAAGCTAGATCGTCACCTCTTATGCTAAAATCTATAGATTAATTTAATCTTTTGTTTTGCTGATTTACTTTTGAAAACTTGTATTCTTCgtattttttgtgttttcatGCAGGGATATAGTTTTTGGGCTTGCCCATTTGCATGAACTGGGAATAGTTCATCGGGACTTGAAACCACAAAATGTATTGATAAGTAAAGGGATGACTGTGAGTGCAAAGCTTTCTGATATGGGTATTAGCAAGCGTCTAACTGGGGACATGTCGTCATTGGGTCATTTTGCCACAGGTAAGTTTCTCTGTGTCTTTTGTTTGTTCCCCATATTGTTGGCATGAGCAGAACTACATAGCGTCCTAGGTTGGTGAGCAAAATGCTTGCTAGTGGTGGATGATTTGTTGGCTGAATATGTTGCTTATGAAACGATTTTTCAAACTACTTCTTAGAAACATATCTGTTTAAAAATATGAAGGAACGATTTTTCAAACTACTATTTAGAAACATATCTGTTTAAAAATGTGAAGGTTGTGGTAGTTCTGGTTGGCAAGCACCGGAACAGCTACTTCAAAGTCGCCAAACCCGTGCTGTAGACATGTTTAGTTTAGGATGTATCCTGTTTTACTCCATAACTGGTTGTAAGCATCCCTTTGGACAAGACCTTGAACGCGATGTCAACATCGTGAACAACAAAGTCGACTTATTTCTAGTCGAGCATGTTCCCGAAGCTTCAGACCTGATCTCTCGTTTACTGAATCCAAACCCTGACTTACGGTAAAAATGccattttcttctcttctccattgATCCGAAATCCTCTCAAGTCTCTTTTATGATATTTTGCAGTCCTAGTGCAACCGAAGTGCTACTCCATCCCATGTTCTGGAACTCAGAGATGAGACTGTCTTTTCTTCGGGATGCTAGTGACCGAGTAGAGCTTGAAAACAGAGAGGCTGATTCGGAGATCTTGAAAGCAATGGAGAGTACAGCTCCAGTGGCTATAGGAGGGAAGTGGGATGAAAAGCTAGAACCTATCTTCATTACAAACATCGGACGGTACAGGCGTTACAAGTATGATAGTATTCGTGATCTGTTACGTGTCATCAGAAACAAACTGAATCATCACCGAGAACTTCCTTCAGAGATCCAGGTTTCTCTCCCTCAAAGACTGTTAACACACATGATGAATGATGATAGCTTAAACTAGTTGTTATATTGAAACTCTTAATGTCTGTCTTTAGGAACTTGTTGGAACGGTTCCAGAAGGATTCGATGAGTACTTTTCTGTTCGGTTTCCAAAATTGCTGATTGAAGTCTACAGAGTCATCTCTGTGCACTGTAAGGAAGAAGAAGTATTCAGAAAGTACTTCAAATGCAACCACATGTAAATAACGGGTTTGCTTACTTGTAATCCATGTTTGTTATTGCTATATATGTTTACATAAATTAACTGATTTCTAAACTAGTTGCAACATGCATCACTAatctatgtatatatgtattatcTCATGTAAACTTCCGtttcaaataatatttgtaCTATTTCATAAATTCTTTGTTATCTGCCGTGTCGATGAAATGCATGAATCCATTGGTTTGCCTCTGGGTCATGCTATCTTCATAATCATAACCATCGCCCGAGGTCTGTGGCGTGTTAAATTGACCAAAAGTGTGGTTGATCTCTGGTTTCGAAAATTGGGATCAAACCATCTCGGAAAATTTTCGATAATTTTTATAGCACGAAAactcatttatttataaacactacaattattttaattggGAAATTTTCATCGAATATATTTTatgagtaaaaataaaataaaaatattattttatcagaTGAATATGTCAAATATGTAGaactcaaataaaaaaaatcaaagactcagatgaataaaaaaaaatcaaagactCAGATGAACTATTTGtagataaaattctaaatattaaaatatctattaagtaaaattataatttttaatttgtgaAATATTTTCAGTAAAAACTGCTCCAATAATAGTCATAGAAGGAGAACCATGTTGTCAAGTTAAATACTCATGGCATCTATTTGACActtgctttgtttttttcaacATCATCTCTAGACTGTCCATTAGTCCATACCTGAAATGGACAATTAACAATGTCTTGTTGGCTAGCCGTTTAATTAACACTAGATAGAGCCATGCACCTTGCACGGAatgaaaaaatttataaaatgtttttatcactaattttgattttacgACATGTGACAAatcaattattttgaaaattagacATAATAATTGGTGGAACAATAAAAAGggttcataattaatatatcagGTCTTGTGCCAAAATTATGGACTCTgaactaatttttttagttatataattttaattcagcactaaataaatttaatttcattttgcATTAATATAGATTAATGCTGTGATGGCGCATTGATTATCCATTCATAAAAtcatgaaaaaatataaattatacatcattcaaatttgaaatatggTATATTTATGGCGTTAAATTAGGTCGGCAATAAATTaggaaaacatattaaaaaccttatataattatagtaaaaattaaattgtgaTAGcgtatatattgttttgtggGTATTTCTAAAGATTATAAatacacatttttatttctaGAAGTATATCTACACAGTTTGGGAATGAATATTtcacaaataaatttaaaatgcatttagtttttcaaaaagtttCAGTTACAAAGTTTTCATATTAACATATTACTTatcataatatttgtttatctCAGTTACATTACATAAAGTACATGTTATTATGcttaaaaaaatacatgttaTTAAAATGGGCTCACCTTATATAGTATAAAGTtgtatgattttaaatatttaaagtaaatcaaataatttatttagttttgtcTTTGTAACAAATAGACCATAAGTTCAATATTGTATTGTTATATATTACGATGGTTTGATGTCTTATTGATATGTTATTTTGAACCatattaataagaaatattAAGTTGATGTCTCGTAAGCTTTTTTGGGTCAacttaaacttaacaaaatattGTACCAATGGCACTATATGTAATAAATCGGGAATTCGGCCAAACAAAA includes:
- the LOC108827971 gene encoding serine/threonine-protein kinase/endoribonuclease IRE1a, with translation MLRSMPPSHFLRQLLFLLLLLSPWTSSRAAEPSNHISVYGRAASRSLLHSDEEPNTELVVDLSGKVSLIMQPSRKPIWSFSSGSPIHSSYQAPLLNVVNNTGNATEIISKAFVVEYIDDNSDVSTMVDDDGYTRKTMEDLMKEMPRVSDDGLTLGSKTSTTYLVDGLSGRLIHVYGTTTRDNNNNNTSFMVKPTSADNLASIQLLITRTDSKLEHFDKTSGKPVWNVTVSHFRADLRCDPAFNRDKNLGPEILTGIYLPLRCGGNHTDVRSLVKSGVFIRMPREPESGNEAKMLPSSVNRKSRKLWEHGVFGKNSGWSPVKLLVPLFVLVAVIISVYAKSFSSRGGDLSSKSGPSKKKKNRKSGKDKQTEFELVEGGQMLLGFNDLLNGGGDGRKIGKLFVSNKEIAKGSNGTVVFEGIYEGRPVAVKRLVRSHHEVAFKEIQNLIASDQHSNIIRWYGVEYDRDFVYLSLERCACSLDDLIKTYLNFSMTKVLGNGDSTYEMKLDSLEGVMEGKSLWKVGGHPSPLMLKLMRDIVFGLAHLHELGIVHRDLKPQNVLISKGMTVSAKLSDMGISKRLTGDMSSLGHFATGCGSSGWQAPEQLLQSRQTRAVDMFSLGCILFYSITGCKHPFGQDLERDVNIVNNKVDLFLVEHVPEASDLISRLLNPNPDLRPSATEVLLHPMFWNSEMRLSFLRDASDRVELENREADSEILKAMESTAPVAIGGKWDEKLEPIFITNIGRYRRYKYDSIRDLLRVIRNKLNHHRELPSEIQELVGTVPEGFDEYFSVRFPKLLIEVYRVISVHCKEEEVFRKYFKCNHM
- the LOC108828662 gene encoding exosome complex exonuclease RRP44 homolog A → MLQSKVFNKKTRGGRIQKQVREVYLRDDIYCGAFSCKSCDTSAARLSSPKIIVVDTNVVLHQIDLLENQAIDNVVVLSVVLDEVKNRNKSVYNRIRTLCSNPAKQFYVFSNHVHKDTYVQAMERETANDHNDRAIRVATLWYQKHLGDTSQVLLVTNDRENKRKAIEEGISAETIEAYVKSIGQPELLDLLAQPTGEDVTMEDADDSRPSKRKLVYLEHKPMSEITAGLHRGIYHQGKLRVNRFNPFEAYVGSESIGEEIIIYGRSNMNRAFDGDIVAVELLPRDQWQEEKALSIAEEDEEEEDDTVHLAPNSADDAPRTSNLAQETSGDKNANPARPSGRVVGVIRRNWHSYCGSLEPMSLPAGSGGTAHALFVSKDRRIPKIRINTRQLENLLDMRIVVAVDSWDRQSRYPSGHYVRPIGKIGDRETETEVVLIENDVDYSPFSSQVLACLPPLPWSVSAEDVSSSVRQDLRHLLVFSVDPPGCKDIDDALHCTSLPNGNFELGVHIADVTNFVHPGTPLDDEASKRGTSVYLVERRIDMLPKPLTEDICSLRADVERLAFSVIWEMSPEAEIISTRFTKSIIKSSAALSYVEAQARMDDSRLTDPVTTDLRNMNTLAKIMRQRRIDRGALTLASAEVKFQIDTETHDPLDIGMYQIREANQMVEEFMLAANVSVAEQILNQFPSCSLLRRHPTPTREMLEPLLRTAAAIGLSLDVSSSKALADSLDRAVGEDPYFNKLIRILATRCMTQAVYFCSGDLSPPEYLHYGLAAPLYTHFTSPIRRYADVFVHRLLAASLGIYKLPTVFQDRPQLTSVADNLNYRHRNAQMASRASVELHTLIYFKNRPTDAEARVVKIRSNGFIVFVPKYGIEGPVYLTGKGEKGVGDWYVDEEKQKIVKMDGSLSYSVLQTVRIHMEVVEPQPNRPKLELTLL